A single window of Chloroflexota bacterium DNA harbors:
- a CDS encoding phage tail protein: MPYSRGPDPSPSFRFHVEVQGLQVARFSECSGLEFEQETFDYKEGGLNSRVHRLPGRFKFTNVTLKKGIATDGEPLWEWVQQTVHGPVDPKTVTVTLYDLSGESPLRAWTFIDAYPVKWSASALNAEQNAIAIETLVLAHQGMDFAQ, from the coding sequence ATGCCATATTCGCGCGGTCCCGATCCATCACCATCATTCCGCTTTCACGTTGAAGTGCAGGGCCTGCAGGTGGCCCGCTTCTCAGAATGCTCCGGGCTTGAATTCGAGCAGGAGACGTTCGACTACAAAGAAGGCGGCTTGAACTCCCGCGTGCACCGGCTGCCCGGCCGCTTCAAGTTCACCAACGTCACGCTGAAGAAGGGCATCGCCACCGACGGCGAGCCGCTCTGGGAGTGGGTGCAGCAAACCGTCCACGGCCCGGTGGATCCGAAAACCGTGACCGTCACACTGTACGACCTGTCCGGCGAGAGCCCGTTGCGCGCGTGGACGTTCATCGACGCGTACCCGGTCAAATGGAGCGCGTCGGCGCTCAACGCCGAGCAGAACGCGATCGCTATCGAGACGCTGGTGCTCGCGCACCAGGGCATGGACTTCGCCCAGTAG
- a CDS encoding phage tail assembly protein, protein MQQEFEFSLPKGYVDDNGKVHKSGLMRLSTAMDEIAPLRDMRVRNNQAYLTVAILARVITRLGDLSEINTTIIEKLFTGDLAYLQDFYRRINSDGESAMNVTCPNCAHTFQVETNPAGGS, encoded by the coding sequence CTGCAGCAGGAATTCGAATTCAGCTTGCCGAAAGGTTACGTGGACGATAACGGCAAGGTCCATAAGTCCGGCTTGATGCGCCTCTCCACCGCAATGGACGAGATTGCGCCGCTGCGCGACATGCGCGTGCGGAACAACCAGGCGTACCTCACCGTGGCGATCCTGGCGCGCGTGATCACCCGCCTCGGCGACCTGTCCGAAATCAATACGACGATCATCGAGAAGCTGTTCACCGGCGACTTGGCGTACCTGCAGGATTTCTATCGCCGGATCAACAGCGACGGCGAGAGCGCCATGAACGTGACGTGCCCGAACTGCGCGCACACGTTCCAGGTGGAGACCAACCCGGCGGGGGGATCGTAG
- a CDS encoding DUF4157 domain-containing protein has translation MATRTILTPGWASRTPITVAQTARAPMALAALRPLAISRLAAIDHMAIGHWRYTTSLARPWYQTARIDPWFGLSTHYAFRSRRRRDAEAEHAVSRRPVVQRSASIQTESTETVWPDWADEPLAQSDAPELFESLGDEPQAAIASTAGDFVPVSLPAAWTVAQSGAQARTASGRTVVARARLSRAVGDSPGELGTPNTARPIEATATPSEEPRTAEQPTAASSAAASAPMMTADERPVARRTPGSEPPALAAPAPGVAAPAQVRPTPPPWPFSVVTPAITYAAGGFTATVDAAPRSFAIAAPLVVRRVARPAAAQTTARQASPTLPPIGEEHPAPSAQTILEPITIARPVESMIAKVPPTELMLAAESNAAVRGTEPPSQPVIEQAAAAMPAHTVHRSVRRTTASAVQSGSLMANTTDAPARPVNAVSAQLARDWPVLAAVQRMLSPLTEAALPVESAAERVVRGLPAARRQAALAGVSDLPSMGGGTPIPIEVRRPMEILAGRELSGVRLYTSAVAAELGAEAFTTGERVVFAPGRLDLRSTRGLALVAHELAHVGQALAFREEGQPTATDAGEQTARQQEEQVTRIIEQGWPQAPRMEVLDAARALGRLAQSGGGPAGGQPPAGTGGAPAAQAGGGSAAAAQGPAAGGQASAAGGGAAPAGGGGGSDGASGSGGGSSGSAPGGAAPATNVDKIAQDVYELLKTRLRGELTRHSIY, from the coding sequence ATGGCAACCCGCACCATACTGACGCCCGGTTGGGCATCGCGCACGCCAATCACGGTCGCGCAGACCGCGCGCGCACCGATGGCGCTCGCGGCGCTGCGCCCGCTGGCGATCAGCCGCCTCGCGGCCATCGACCACATGGCGATCGGGCATTGGCGCTACACGACGTCGCTGGCGCGGCCGTGGTATCAGACGGCGCGCATCGACCCGTGGTTCGGGCTGTCCACCCACTACGCCTTCCGGTCGCGCCGCCGGCGCGATGCAGAGGCCGAACACGCCGTTTCGCGCCGGCCGGTCGTTCAGCGTTCAGCCAGCATACAGACCGAGTCCACAGAGACCGTGTGGCCCGATTGGGCTGATGAACCGCTGGCGCAAAGCGACGCGCCTGAGCTCTTCGAATCGCTTGGCGATGAACCGCAAGCGGCGATTGCGTCGACGGCCGGCGACTTCGTGCCGGTCAGCCTGCCGGCGGCATGGACGGTTGCCCAGAGTGGCGCGCAGGCGCGCACGGCATCGGGGCGGACGGTCGTGGCGCGTGCGCGGCTCAGCCGCGCCGTCGGCGATTCACCTGGCGAGCTTGGCACGCCCAATACGGCGCGGCCGATCGAGGCGACGGCAACGCCAAGCGAGGAACCTCGCACGGCTGAACAACCGACCGCAGCGTCGTCAGCCGCAGCCTCCGCCCCGATGATGACCGCAGACGAACGACCTGTCGCGCGACGTACACCGGGCAGTGAGCCGCCCGCGCTGGCAGCGCCAGCGCCTGGTGTAGCCGCACCAGCACAGGTACGGCCAACGCCGCCGCCCTGGCCTTTTAGCGTGGTCACGCCGGCGATAACATACGCGGCTGGCGGGTTCACTGCAACTGTCGATGCTGCGCCGCGGTCGTTTGCAATCGCTGCGCCGCTCGTCGTGCGCCGCGTGGCGCGACCGGCGGCCGCGCAAACAACGGCCCGTCAGGCGAGTCCAACATTGCCTCCCATAGGAGAAGAGCATCCGGCTCCTTCGGCGCAGACCATTCTCGAACCGATAACAATCGCGCGGCCCGTCGAGAGCATGATCGCCAAAGTGCCGCCAACGGAGCTTATGCTGGCTGCCGAGTCGAACGCCGCAGTGCGCGGCACGGAACCCCCAAGTCAGCCGGTGATTGAACAGGCGGCAGCCGCCATGCCTGCCCACACCGTGCACCGATCCGTTCGGCGCACCACAGCGTCCGCGGTGCAGTCAGGCAGCCTGATGGCAAACACAACGGACGCGCCCGCACGCCCGGTCAACGCCGTATCCGCACAATTGGCGCGGGACTGGCCGGTGCTCGCTGCAGTTCAACGGATGCTGTCGCCGTTGACCGAAGCGGCGCTCCCGGTCGAATCGGCGGCCGAGCGTGTGGTACGTGGCTTGCCCGCCGCACGGCGGCAGGCGGCGCTGGCGGGCGTGTCGGACCTGCCCAGCATGGGCGGCGGCACGCCGATACCCATCGAGGTGCGGCGGCCGATGGAGATACTGGCTGGCCGTGAACTTTCGGGGGTACGGCTGTACACGTCGGCAGTTGCTGCCGAGCTGGGTGCCGAAGCGTTTACCACCGGCGAGCGGGTGGTCTTCGCGCCGGGCCGGCTCGATCTGCGCAGCACGCGCGGGCTCGCGCTGGTCGCGCACGAACTGGCACACGTCGGGCAGGCGCTCGCTTTCCGCGAAGAAGGACAGCCGACGGCGACGGACGCAGGCGAACAGACGGCGCGCCAGCAGGAAGAACAGGTCACGCGTATCATTGAGCAGGGTTGGCCGCAGGCCCCGCGCATGGAAGTGCTCGATGCCGCCCGCGCACTGGGTCGGCTTGCACAAAGCGGTGGCGGTCCAGCCGGAGGCCAGCCGCCGGCTGGCACAGGCGGCGCTCCCGCGGCGCAGGCAGGCGGTGGTAGCGCGGCGGCTGCACAGGGACCGGCGGCCGGCGGGCAAGCTTCGGCGGCCGGCGGTGGTGCGGCGCCTGCGGGTGGTGGCGGCGGATCGGACGGCGCAAGCGGCAGCGGTGGGGGTAGTAGTGGCAGCGCTCCGGGCGGAGCAGCGCCTGCCACCAACGTTGACAAGATCGCTCAGGATGTATATGAGCTGTTGAAAACGCGTTTGCGTGGCGAGTTGACGCGGCATTCGATCTATTAG
- a CDS encoding phage tail protein produces MAGRKDPLIAPRFVVKFGDKMAGSFRECTVVSAEHEVAEYKFADDKGNPGYYAVPGRMKFGRITLKRGLTNDMSMWKWRKMVEDGKVNEARTNGSILMCDQDGSPIAEFNFEQAWPLKVSGPAPNANSNEVSMEEVEIICERVYRAT; encoded by the coding sequence ATGGCAGGACGCAAAGACCCCTTAATCGCACCACGGTTTGTGGTGAAGTTCGGCGACAAGATGGCGGGCTCGTTCCGCGAGTGCACCGTCGTCTCGGCCGAGCACGAAGTGGCGGAGTACAAGTTCGCCGACGACAAGGGCAACCCCGGTTACTATGCGGTGCCCGGGCGCATGAAGTTCGGCCGCATCACGCTGAAACGCGGCCTGACGAACGACATGAGCATGTGGAAATGGCGCAAGATGGTCGAGGACGGCAAGGTGAACGAAGCGCGCACCAACGGCTCGATCCTGATGTGCGACCAGGACGGTTCGCCGATCGCCGAGTTCAACTTCGAGCAGGCCTGGCCGCTGAAGGTCAGCGGCCCGGCGCCGAACGCGAACTCGAACGAGGTCTCGATGGAAGAGGTCGAGATCATCTGCGAGCGCGTCTACCGCGCCACGTAG
- a CDS encoding DUF4157 domain-containing protein, protein MSNEYDRVQHEREGARQTKPAEFQEAPGETEAEAMSRAFVQNAGTQPAQIASALSSADGSMRAQALSRLQQERGNAYVQRVVSESKGAPGRMVGLSQPDMVDEVLQRKGSGQALPDTARAPMESQFDADLSDVRVHTDGEAKTLNRELDAQAFTVGKDIFFSEGKYNPTSSDGMGLLAHEMTHVGQQVGFGGAVQREAAAEEDEDTLQRQAVQRAPEEDEMPPRAAAENKKPDEEAAAAT, encoded by the coding sequence ATGTCCAACGAATATGATCGAGTGCAGCACGAGCGCGAAGGCGCGCGACAGACCAAACCGGCCGAGTTCCAGGAAGCGCCCGGCGAGACCGAAGCGGAGGCGATGAGCCGCGCCTTCGTTCAGAACGCGGGCACGCAGCCGGCACAGATTGCCTCGGCGCTGTCGAGCGCCGACGGTTCGATGCGCGCCCAGGCGCTGAGCCGTCTGCAGCAGGAACGAGGCAATGCATACGTGCAGCGCGTGGTCTCCGAGTCCAAGGGCGCGCCCGGCCGCATGGTCGGCCTGTCGCAGCCGGACATGGTCGATGAAGTCCTACAGCGCAAAGGCTCCGGCCAGGCGTTGCCCGACACAGCGCGCGCCCCCATGGAGTCGCAATTCGACGCGGATCTGTCGGACGTGCGGGTGCACACCGATGGCGAGGCCAAGACGCTCAACCGCGAACTCGATGCGCAGGCCTTCACGGTCGGCAAGGACATCTTCTTCTCCGAAGGCAAATACAACCCGACGAGCAGCGACGGCATGGGCCTGCTGGCCCATGAGATGACGCACGTGGGGCAGCAGGTCGGCTTCGGCGGCGCGGTGCAGCGCGAGGCGGCTGCGGAGGAGGACGAAGACACGCTCCAGCGCCAGGCCGTGCAGCGAGCGCCCGAAGAAGATGAGATGCCGCCGCGGGCGGCCGCGGAGAACAAGAAACCAGACGAAGAAGCCGCCGCAGCCACATGA
- a CDS encoding DUF4255 domain-containing protein, translating to MINDLDETLKALLLKKAALDPSEVDISFDIPTREWSTPVTRPTVNLYLFDIRENRQLREMDWDVESGTNGQVTRKRIPVRIDVSYMITCWTSAAEDQHRLLWRVLETLFRHSPLPDDVLVGDMRRLQRPARTEVAQPDGILKNVSDFWGALENQLRPAINLVVTLELDLNQVTVSPMVFAQGIKLGMPVIRRDNTGREYYMSELRPGWELLPLRLAGIVRDPKGQPVAGVSVRIVGQTPRGPEQFGPTVETDASGRYLFGTVPAGEYTLIVEAAGQAPKNYPFAVKIGERGQIMPAFIHEVEVAMAPS from the coding sequence ATGATCAACGACCTGGACGAAACGCTGAAGGCGCTGCTGCTCAAGAAGGCCGCCCTCGACCCGTCCGAAGTGGATATCAGCTTCGATATCCCGACGCGCGAGTGGTCGACGCCTGTCACGCGCCCGACCGTCAACCTGTACCTGTTCGACATCCGCGAAAACCGGCAGTTGCGCGAGATGGACTGGGATGTCGAGTCGGGCACCAACGGGCAGGTCACGCGCAAGCGCATTCCGGTGCGTATTGACGTCTCGTACATGATCACCTGCTGGACCAGCGCGGCCGAGGACCAGCATCGCCTGCTCTGGCGCGTGCTGGAAACGCTCTTCCGCCACTCGCCGCTGCCGGACGACGTGCTGGTGGGCGACATGCGCCGATTGCAGCGCCCGGCCCGCACCGAGGTGGCGCAACCCGACGGCATCCTCAAGAACGTATCGGACTTCTGGGGCGCGCTGGAAAACCAGTTGCGCCCGGCCATCAACCTGGTCGTCACGCTCGAGCTCGACCTGAACCAGGTGACGGTGTCGCCGATGGTCTTCGCGCAGGGCATCAAACTCGGCATGCCGGTCATTCGCCGCGACAATACCGGTCGCGAATATTACATGTCGGAGTTGCGCCCCGGCTGGGAACTGCTGCCGCTGCGGCTGGCCGGCATTGTGCGCGATCCGAAGGGACAGCCTGTGGCCGGAGTCTCCGTGCGCATCGTCGGACAGACGCCGCGCGGCCCGGAGCAGTTCGGGCCCACCGTGGAGACCGACGCCAGCGGTCGCTATCTGTTCGGTACGGTGCCGGCCGGCGAATACACGCTCATCGTCGAAGCCGCCGGCCAGGCGCCGAAGAACTACCCCTTTGCTGTGAAGATTGGGGAGCGGGGACAGATCATGCCCGCCTTCATCCATGAAGTGGAGGTGGCCATGGCCCCATCATGA
- a CDS encoding OmpA family protein produces the protein MSEPALPLDSVAFARADSATRARSVSDLQQAHGNAFVQRQIVQRQPDAEQTARRAFIARGLMPNANGLDTRATTTQGGGFNARFDPSSGELLIRLRVGINFLDGINITDAATGAIAPATADFAGAARTIRTLHPDAPSRVADVTANWQWNAGAKTQWARDYATAAQTAWGGKHYFHSRRWPDLSASVRVEMDVHDGHRATDHCKATVYKSTSGFSDMGASVDYSGASGTGYRARFASSALGAPLDFLNYRLEYPSGGVSVAQATGATSLGAGDPGPTYLNKFIADFQRGRVGEGAPVHLIGHASAGGNPAANQRISDRRAQNVAAYLRSSGQRIAGSRIDASGVGAEGATAADEWRRVDIQVGSGQAQVTMIHETGHMFGLGDEYASPAGGFAPGAGTPGTIGQPAQHGALASAMGGGVQGAVYENNDNIMSVGNVVRPQHYATFLEALNAVATPEAFEYGGPGRRPLSPVDLVRPPGPPGTAVA, from the coding sequence GTGTCTGAGCCCGCACTGCCGCTAGACAGTGTCGCGTTTGCGCGCGCCGATTCTGCTACGCGCGCCCGTTCCGTGTCGGATTTACAGCAAGCGCACGGCAATGCGTTCGTTCAGCGCCAAATCGTGCAGCGCCAGCCCGATGCCGAACAAACCGCACGCCGCGCCTTCATCGCGCGCGGTTTGATGCCCAATGCAAACGGGCTGGATACCCGCGCGACCACCACGCAGGGCGGCGGATTCAATGCACGGTTTGACCCGTCGAGCGGGGAACTACTGATCCGGCTGAGAGTCGGCATCAACTTCCTGGATGGCATCAATATTACCGATGCCGCGACCGGCGCCATCGCGCCCGCCACGGCCGACTTTGCCGGTGCGGCCCGAACAATTCGTACCCTGCATCCCGACGCGCCCTCGCGGGTGGCCGACGTCACGGCCAACTGGCAGTGGAACGCGGGCGCCAAGACTCAGTGGGCGCGCGATTACGCGACGGCGGCGCAAACGGCGTGGGGCGGCAAGCACTACTTCCACTCCAGACGCTGGCCCGATCTGAGCGCCAGCGTGCGCGTTGAGATGGACGTGCATGACGGCCATCGCGCAACTGATCACTGCAAGGCGACGGTCTACAAGTCGACCAGCGGCTTTTCCGATATGGGCGCTTCAGTGGATTACTCTGGCGCGTCTGGAACGGGCTACCGGGCGCGCTTTGCCAGTTCGGCCCTGGGTGCTCCGCTCGATTTCCTGAACTACCGCCTCGAATACCCATCCGGGGGCGTCTCCGTCGCACAGGCAACCGGCGCAACCTCGCTCGGCGCCGGCGATCCCGGCCCAACCTATCTTAACAAGTTCATCGCCGATTTTCAGCGCGGCCGCGTCGGGGAAGGCGCGCCCGTGCACCTCATTGGCCATGCCAGCGCCGGCGGCAACCCGGCGGCAAACCAGCGCATCTCCGACCGGCGTGCACAGAACGTCGCCGCCTATCTGCGGTCGAGCGGGCAGCGGATTGCCGGCAGCCGGATCGACGCATCGGGCGTCGGCGCCGAGGGCGCGACGGCCGCCGACGAGTGGCGGCGGGTGGACATTCAGGTCGGCAGCGGGCAGGCGCAGGTCACCATGATCCACGAGACCGGGCACATGTTCGGCCTCGGAGACGAGTACGCCTCGCCGGCGGGCGGTTTTGCGCCCGGCGCGGGAACGCCCGGCACTATCGGGCAGCCGGCCCAACATGGCGCGCTGGCCAGCGCGATGGGCGGCGGCGTGCAGGGCGCAGTTTACGAGAACAACGATAACATCATGTCGGTGGGAAACGTGGTTCGCCCGCAACACTACGCGACATTCCTGGAGGCGCTCAACGCGGTCGCCACACCCGAAGCGTTCGAGTACGGCGGCCCCGGCCGCCGGCCGCTTAGCCCGGTGGACCTCGTGCGTCCGCCTGGTCCTCCGGGTACGGCAGTGGCGTGA
- a CDS encoding LysM peptidoglycan-binding domain-containing protein — MTNPNSPGDGGTPPATPSGSDAPQPAPDGGAPAAAPGSSPPSGGSPDGGASPDGGAPPGGSGPPSAGPDGEPPADAPEEESPGAPPGEGGPVQRGRIVAQEGSLKDSSVEFMFNPSEYTLSKANKWEMKGNKSANVPKWEFGGGDPRALQMELFFDATMPSDDVQIEDVRRRTNQLFKFMMIDPQLKGQSKNSKMGQPPKCRLFWGKDTKNYFDCYITSCQIKYTFFDPSGLPVRASATLQMKEVQDPENLEGTNPTSIGEPGRRVRVVQEGDRLDWIAYQEYGDASQWRRIAEANGIHDPLELRPGMMLAIPQ; from the coding sequence ATGACCAATCCCAATTCACCCGGTGATGGCGGCACGCCGCCCGCCACTCCTTCCGGGAGCGATGCGCCGCAGCCGGCGCCCGATGGCGGCGCTCCGGCGGCTGCGCCAGGTAGCAGCCCACCGTCCGGTGGTAGCCCCGATGGCGGCGCCAGTCCAGACGGTGGCGCACCACCCGGTGGCAGTGGGCCGCCTTCTGCCGGTCCCGATGGCGAGCCGCCCGCCGATGCGCCGGAGGAAGAGTCACCAGGCGCGCCGCCCGGTGAAGGCGGCCCGGTACAGCGCGGGCGCATCGTGGCGCAAGAGGGTTCGCTCAAGGACTCGTCGGTTGAGTTCATGTTCAACCCGAGCGAATACACACTCTCCAAGGCCAACAAATGGGAGATGAAGGGCAACAAAAGCGCGAACGTCCCCAAGTGGGAGTTTGGCGGCGGCGACCCGCGCGCGCTTCAGATGGAACTGTTCTTCGACGCCACGATGCCAAGCGATGACGTGCAGATCGAAGACGTGCGCCGGCGCACCAACCAATTGTTCAAGTTCATGATGATCGACCCGCAGCTCAAGGGACAGAGCAAGAACAGCAAGATGGGCCAGCCGCCCAAGTGCCGCCTGTTCTGGGGCAAGGATACGAAGAACTACTTTGACTGCTACATCACCAGTTGCCAGATCAAGTACACGTTCTTCGATCCGAGCGGCCTGCCGGTGCGCGCCAGCGCGACGCTACAGATGAAAGAGGTGCAAGACCCTGAGAACCTCGAGGGCACGAACCCAACCTCGATCGGTGAACCGGGACGCCGTGTGCGCGTGGTGCAGGAGGGCGACCGGCTCGACTGGATCGCCTACCAGGAATACGGTGACGCCAGCCAGTGGCGGCGGATCGCCGAGGCCAACGGCATTCACGATCCGCTGGAACTGCGGCCCGGCATGATGCTGGCCATCCCGCAATGA
- a CDS encoding phage tail sheath family protein, whose protein sequence is MPFNYKSPGVYVEEVDKGARPIESAGTSVLALVGFVADSIKVEKPGQGTVVQPTPTAPTLITNWTEFTNTYGDFDQAVPGGYLHHSVFGYFLNGGTGMFVVGLPVKGAGGAVPQLTSGEAYLLNAAGQRLLRVATSGPMKEGDKISVEAQAAASDAPDGSFNLVITRSGAAPQTIGNLTTGKPAKGQRAVADAVAKDTDNALNVEIVEGASGVPAIGSKAALAPAAASAKPVMADALKAQGANKVFVGNAAQRTGIAGLEAIDEVTLVACPDIIAAFEAGAASEDDVKAVQTAILNHCEAMKDRFAILDMPSKLNVQEAIDWRKNRMNFDSKYGALYYPWIKVAGATIPSSGFVAGVYARVDGERGVHKAPANEVVRGAIGLANNISRNEQDFLNPIGVNCTRAFPGRGIRIWGARTLSSDAQWRYINVRRLFANVEESILQGTQWIVFEPNDQVLWRQIRRDVSAFLNVVWRSGALFGATAEEAFYVKCDLETNPKELRDLGYCIVEVGMAPVKPAEFVVFRVSQKSDGAGSASE, encoded by the coding sequence ATGCCGTTCAACTACAAATCGCCTGGCGTATACGTCGAAGAAGTCGACAAAGGCGCGCGCCCCATCGAGTCGGCCGGCACATCGGTGCTGGCGCTTGTGGGATTCGTCGCCGATTCGATCAAGGTCGAAAAGCCGGGCCAGGGTACAGTCGTGCAGCCGACGCCGACTGCACCCACGCTGATTACCAACTGGACCGAATTCACAAACACATACGGTGATTTCGACCAGGCCGTGCCCGGCGGTTATCTGCATCATTCCGTGTTCGGCTATTTCCTGAATGGCGGCACGGGCATGTTCGTGGTCGGCCTGCCGGTCAAGGGCGCGGGCGGCGCGGTGCCGCAGTTAACGTCCGGCGAGGCGTACCTGTTGAACGCCGCAGGCCAGCGCCTGCTGCGCGTCGCCACCAGTGGGCCGATGAAGGAAGGTGACAAGATCAGTGTCGAAGCGCAGGCGGCAGCGTCGGATGCGCCAGATGGCTCGTTCAACCTCGTCATCACGCGAAGCGGCGCGGCGCCTCAGACGATTGGCAACCTGACGACCGGCAAACCCGCTAAGGGTCAGCGCGCCGTCGCCGACGCCGTAGCCAAGGACACCGACAACGCGCTGAACGTGGAAATCGTCGAAGGCGCGAGCGGCGTGCCGGCCATCGGCTCGAAAGCAGCGCTGGCTCCGGCTGCGGCATCGGCCAAGCCGGTCATGGCCGACGCGCTCAAGGCGCAGGGCGCCAACAAGGTGTTCGTTGGCAATGCGGCGCAGCGCACCGGTATCGCCGGTCTCGAGGCAATCGACGAAGTGACGCTGGTCGCCTGCCCGGACATCATCGCCGCCTTCGAAGCGGGCGCCGCGTCCGAGGACGACGTCAAGGCCGTGCAAACCGCCATCCTGAATCACTGCGAGGCGATGAAGGACCGCTTCGCGATTCTGGACATGCCGTCGAAGCTGAACGTGCAGGAAGCGATTGACTGGCGCAAGAACCGGATGAATTTCGATTCGAAGTACGGCGCGCTGTATTATCCGTGGATCAAGGTCGCCGGCGCGACGATCCCGTCGAGCGGTTTCGTCGCCGGCGTGTATGCGCGCGTGGACGGCGAGCGCGGCGTGCACAAGGCGCCCGCCAACGAAGTGGTGCGCGGCGCGATCGGCCTCGCGAACAACATTTCGCGCAACGAGCAGGACTTCCTGAACCCGATCGGCGTGAACTGCACTCGGGCATTCCCCGGCCGCGGCATCCGCATCTGGGGCGCGCGCACGCTGTCGAGCGACGCGCAGTGGCGCTATATCAACGTCCGCCGCCTGTTCGCGAACGTCGAGGAATCGATCCTGCAGGGCACGCAGTGGATCGTCTTCGAGCCGAACGATCAGGTGCTGTGGCGGCAGATTCGCCGCGACGTGTCGGCGTTCTTGAACGTCGTCTGGCGCAGCGGCGCGCTGTTCGGCGCGACCGCCGAAGAAGCGTTCTACGTCAAGTGCGATCTGGAAACCAACCCAAAGGAGCTCCGCGACCTCGGCTATTGTATCGTTGAGGTCGGCATGGCGCCGGTCAAGCCGGCCGAATTTGTCGTCTTCCGCGTCAGCCAGAAATCCGACGGCGCGGGCTCGGCCAGCGAATAG